Genomic DNA from Pseudomonas helmanticensis:
TGGGCCTGGAGCAAAGCCGCGAGGTGCATCAGCGCTTCCGGGTGTTGCGGTTCGAGGTACAGCGCCTTGCGGTAGAAACCCTGGGCTTCGAGGGTCAGGCCGGCGACGTCGCTGAGCAGTCCCAGCCAGTAAAACACTTGAGCCACTGGTTCGTGGCTGCGCAAATACTGCTCGCACGCGGCACGCGCTTCGGCGCTTTTGCCTTCATTGGCCAGTGCCGCGATATTCGCCAGCAAGGTCGCGGCGTCCGGATTCGCGCTGGTGCGGGTGGTCGGCAGCGCGGTCACTGGCGCAAATGGCCGTTGGCGCACGGGCGGTGGCGGCGTGCTGCGTATCGATTGGCTGACTGGCAACGGAATCGGCTTGGGCACTGGCAGCGGTTCAGGCTGCGGGTCGCTGTGACGACTGAACGCGAACGACTGCGGGATCCCGATCGAGCGCATGCCCAAACGGCCGAGCAGACTGCCCTCGGCGGGGCCGATAAACAGCACGCCGTCGACATGCGTCAGGCGTTTGAGCACTTCGAACACTTGCTTCTGCGTGGGCTGATCGAAATAAATCAACAGGTTGCGGCAGAACACAAAATCGAACGCCGGCTCGCTGGCCAGCAGCGCCGGATCAAGCACATTGCCGACTTGCAGACGCACCTGCTCACGGACATTTTCGTTGACCCGATGGCCGTCCTGCTCGGCGCTGAAATGCCGTTCGCGATAGTCCAGATCCTGGCCGCGAAACGAGTTCTTGCCGTACAGCGCCCGCCGCGCCTTTTCCACCGACAGCGGGCTGACGTCCATGCCATCGACCTTGAACTGATGCGGCTTGAGCCCGGCATCGAGCAAGGCCATGGCAATCGAATACGGTTCTTCGCCGGTGGAACACGGCAGGCTGAGAATGCGCAGCGCGCGCATGTTGTTCAGCTCGGTGAGGCGATTGCGCGCCAGTTTACCGAGCGTGGCGAACGATTCCGGGTAACGGAAAAACCACGTCTCGGGGACGATGACTGCTTCGATCAGCGCTTGCTGCTCATCCCGTGAACCCTGCAACAACTGCCAATATTCATCGGCATGCGCCGCTTGCGAGAGTGTCGTGCGCTGACGCACCGCGCGCTCGATGATCGCCGGGCCGACCGAGGTGACATCGAGGCCGATGCGCTCCTTGAGAAAGTCGAAAAAGCGCTGATCGCTGCTCATGGCTGTTCCTCAAGCTGCGCCGGATCCCGTGGCGGCTGCGGGAGCAGCAAGGCGCGCACCGCGTCATCGAGCAAGTCATTGACCCGCACCCATTGCACCAGTCCGCGCGCATCTTCACGCACCGGGCCGAGGTAAGGCGTCTGCCGATTGTCGAGACCGTAGGGCTGAAAATCCTGCGGATTGCAGCGCAAGGTGTCGGTGGCCTGCTCCAGAATCAGCCCGAGCCATTGCACCGGCCGCGCATCGTCGGGCTGGTAATTCACCAGCACCAGACGCGTGCTGGTGCGCGCTTGCGCGGGTTCACCGAACGTCAGCGCACTGAGATCGATCACTGGCACCACCACACCGCGATACGCAAATACCCCGGCGACCCACTGCGGCGCCCGCGCAATCGGCTTCAACGGCAGGCGCGGCAGCACTTCCGCGACTTCGGTGGCGCGCAAGGCGTAACGCTCGCTACCGATGCGAAACAGCAGGAACAACGCCTGCTTCGCCAGCGGTGCGGCGTTGCGTTTGGCGATGATTTCGCTCATCAGACTTTGAATCGCGAAACGCCGCTGCGCAGCCCGACGGCCACCTGGCTCAGTTCGTCGATGGCGAAACTGGCCTGGCGCAGCGACTCGACAGTCTGGCTGCTGGCATCGCCCAACTGCACCAGCGCATGGTTGATCTGCTCGGCGCCGGTGGCCTGCGCCTGCATGCCTTCGTTGACCATCAACACGCGCGGCGCCAGCGCCTGCACCTGATGGATGATCTGCGACAGCTGCTCGCCAACCTGCTGCACTTCGGACATGCCACGGCGCACTTCTTCGGAAAACTTGTCCATGCCCATCACACCCGCCGACACCGCCGACTGGATCTCGCGGACCATTTGTTCGATGTCGTAGGTAGCGACCGCGGTCTGATCCGCCAGACGTCGCACTTCAGTGGCGACCACGGCAAAACCGCGTCCGTATTCACCGGCCTTCTCGGCTTCGATCGCCGCGTTGAGCGAGAGCAGATTGGTCTGGTCGGCGACTTTGACGATGGTCACCACCACCTGATTGATGTTGCCGGCCTTCTCGTTGAGGATCGCCAGTTTGGCGTTGACCAGATCCGCCGCGCCCATCACCGAGTGCATGGTGTCTTCCATGCGCGCCAGGCCTTGCTGGCCGGAACCGGCGAGAACAGAGGCCTGATCGGCAGCGGTGGAGACTTCGGTCATGGTGCGGACCAGATCGCGCGACGTGGCGGCGATCTCGCGGGACGTTGCACCGATTTCGGTGGTGGTCGCCGCCGTTTCAGTGGCGGTGGCTTGTTGTTGCTTGGAGGTTGCAGCGATCTCGGTTACCGAGGTGGTCACCTGCACCGACGAGCGTTGCGCCTGGGATACCAGCGAAGTCAGCTCGGTCATCATGTCGTTGAAGCCGGTTTCCACCGCGT
This window encodes:
- a CDS encoding CheR family methyltransferase, coding for MSSDQRFFDFLKERIGLDVTSVGPAIIERAVRQRTTLSQAAHADEYWQLLQGSRDEQQALIEAVIVPETWFFRYPESFATLGKLARNRLTELNNMRALRILSLPCSTGEEPYSIAMALLDAGLKPHQFKVDGMDVSPLSVEKARRALYGKNSFRGQDLDYRERHFSAEQDGHRVNENVREQVRLQVGNVLDPALLASEPAFDFVFCRNLLIYFDQPTQKQVFEVLKRLTHVDGVLFIGPAEGSLLGRLGMRSIGIPQSFAFSRHSDPQPEPLPVPKPIPLPVSQSIRSTPPPPVRQRPFAPVTALPTTRTSANPDAATLLANIAALANEGKSAEARAACEQYLRSHEPVAQVFYWLGLLSDVAGLTLEAQGFYRKALYLEPQHPEALMHLAALLQAQGDSAGARRLQERAARSGRTADSERKR
- a CDS encoding chemotaxis protein CheW is translated as MSEIIAKRNAAPLAKQALFLLFRIGSERYALRATEVAEVLPRLPLKPIARAPQWVAGVFAYRGVVVPVIDLSALTFGEPAQARTSTRLVLVNYQPDDARPVQWLGLILEQATDTLRCNPQDFQPYGLDNRQTPYLGPVREDARGLVQWVRVNDLLDDAVRALLLPQPPRDPAQLEEQP
- a CDS encoding methyl-accepting chemotaxis protein, with protein sequence MKNWTLRQRILASFAVIIAIMLLMVVVSYSRLLKIEAGEQSVRQDAVPGVYFSSMIRSAWVDSYLQTQELLGLKKGQGISAEDAADFKAFEARLEEQMGNYQSTVTTDEDKAEFAVFKQDVLNYNKIQTQVLDLYQRNQEDEAAKLFNEQLTPAWTAGRMKLNDIIRENKAVADEAMNNIDDAVAAAKVSMGISLLVAVLAAAACGFLLMRAIMAPMNLIVRILETMRTGDLSTRLSLDRKDEFNAVETGFNDMMTELTSLVSQAQRSSVQVTTSVTEIAATSKQQQATATETAATTTEIGATSREIAATSRDLVRTMTEVSTAADQASVLAGSGQQGLARMEDTMHSVMGAADLVNAKLAILNEKAGNINQVVVTIVKVADQTNLLSLNAAIEAEKAGEYGRGFAVVATEVRRLADQTAVATYDIEQMVREIQSAVSAGVMGMDKFSEEVRRGMSEVQQVGEQLSQIIHQVQALAPRVLMVNEGMQAQATGAEQINHALVQLGDASSQTVESLRQASFAIDELSQVAVGLRSGVSRFKV